The Dehalococcoidia bacterium genome includes the window GAGCAGTCGTCATGAGCGGCAACGTTCCCTGGCAACACCGCTACGTGGAGGCCAACGGCATCCGACTCCACTATGTGGAGGCCGGTGAAGGCTTCCCCGTTGTCCTCCTTCACGGCTTCCCGGAGCTGTGGTATTCGTGGCGCCACCAGATACCCGCCCTGGCGGCGGCCGGCCTGCGGGCCATCGCCCCCGACCTGCGGGGCTACGGTGAGAGCGACAAGCCACCCCGCATCGAGGACTACGACATCCAGCACCTGGTAGGGGACGTGGTAGGGCTGCTGGACGCCCTGGGGCTGGAGAAGGCCGTGCTGGTGGGGCACGACTGGGGCAGCATCATCCTCTGGATGGTGACGGTCATGCATCCCGACAGGGTGGAACGGGTGGTGAGCCTCAACGTGCCCTACCGAGGTCGTCCCGGCTTTCCGCCCGTCGCCCGACTTCGGCAGGCGGTGGAGTCGGGCGGTAGCCAGTTCAACTACGTGCTGACCTTCCAGGAGCCGGGCCACGCTGAGGCCATCTTCGCCCAGGACCTGCCGGGACGCCTGCGCCGCCTCTACGAGGGGGCAGCGGGGCGCCCCGACTTCCTGTCCGACGAGGACTTCCAGGTCTACCTGCGGGCCTTCCAACAGGGGGGCCTGACGGGGCCTCTGAACTACTACCGCAACATCGACCGCAACTGGGAGCTGACCGATCACCTGCACGAACGCCAGGTGACCTGCCAGGCCATGCTGGTGATGACCGACCGCGACCCGGTGCTGCGTCCCGAGATGGCCCAGGGCATGGAACGCTGGGTGCCGAACCTGCGCCTGGAGATGGTGCGTGATTGCGGCCACTGGACGCAACAGGAGCGGCCGGAAGAGGTCAATCGGCTGCTGCTGGACTTCCTGGGCGACCTGGCCCGCCGCTAGCGCCTACCAGCGCTCGTAGTGGACCAGCTCCTCCATCGGCAGGCGCGGCTGGCCACGATGCCGGGACTCCTCCGACACGGGGTAGCCGAAGGCTATGGCATTGGCTGCCCGCCAGCCCTCGGGCAGCCCCAGCACCTGGCGGGCGCGCTGGCGGTCGTGGAGGGTGAAGGGGCACGAGGCGATGCCGAAGGCCCAGGCGGCCACCATCATGTTCTGGGCGGCGCGCCCCACATCGTAGTCGGAGGCACCGTCGGGCACGGCTATGACTATCACCAGCGGGGCGGCGGGCGTCCAGGTAGCGAAGTTGCCCGCGCTGGCCACCGCCTCCTTCTGCGCCTGGTCGCGCACGACGATGAAACGGCAGGGCTGGGTGTTCTTGGAGCTGCCGGCCATCCGTCCCGCCTGCAGTATGCGGCGGACCACGTCATCGGGGATGGGGTCGGGCCTGAACTGGCGAGAGTCGCGCTTGCTCACCACCACTCTGTAGGCGGAGGGCACGCTCATGCCCGGCCTCCTCGTCTGAACCCGTCACTGCACCCTGACCACGGGCCGCGCCCGGTGCCAGAGGCCCTCCAGGTCATAGTAGGAACGCTCCTCGGGTCCGAAGATGTGGATCACGATATCGCCCAGGTCCAGGAGCACCCAGCCCGATTCGGGTTCGCCCTCCCGTCCCACGGGGACTAGATCCTCCCGGTCCAGCTCCTCTTCCAGGGCGGCCAGGATGGCCTCGATCTGTCGCTTGGAATCGCCGGTGGCGATGAGGAAATAATCAGCGAAGGTGGCTACGGGGCTGATGTCCAGGAGCACGATGTCGCTGGCCTGCTTCTCCGAGAGCAGGTCCACGAGCCTTCGGGCCAGAGTGGCCGGGTCGTATCGCACGGCAGCGCCCAGCTACATCACCTCCTGATAGGGCCTTTTTGGCCTCGTCGCCGTCATTATAACATGGGCTTGGAGATGGACAGGAAGCGCGTGCTGGTGGCCATGTCCGGCGGGGTGGACTCCTCGGTGGCCGCTGCCCTTCTTCTGGAGCAGGGCTACCAGGTGGTGGGCGTCACCATGCGCCTCTGGACCCTGGAAGACCCCCTGGCTCCCAGGCTACACCGTCGGTGCTGCTCGGCGGAGGATACGGAGGACGCCCGTGCCGCCGCCGACGTGCTGGGCATCCCCCACTACGTCCTCAACTTCGAGGACCTGTTCCAGGCCCGGGTAGTGGACTACTTCGTGGGCGAGTATGCCTCCGGCCGCACTCCCAACCCCTGCATCGCCTGCAACCAGCACATCAAGTTCGGGCCGCTGCTGGAGTATGCATCGGCCCTGGGCTGCCATTACGTGGCCACCGGCCATTACGTGCGCCTTCGCCGCGGCGCCGACGGCCTGTACGAGCTGTGGCGGGCGGTGGACGCCCAGAAGGACCAGTCCTATGTGCTCTACATGCTCGGACAGGAAGAGCTGGCCCGCACCCTCTTTCCCGTCGGCGAGTACACGAAGGAAGAAGTCCGCGCCATGGCCCGCAGGCTGGGGCTTCCCAACGCTGACAAGCCCGACTCGGCCGACATCTGCTTCATACCCGACGGCGACTACCGCGCCTTCGTACGGCAGCGGGTCGCCGCGGCCCCCGGGCCTATCGTCGACCGACGGGGCAACGTGCTGGGCCAGCACACGGGCATCGTGGACTACACGGTCGGACAGCGGCGGGGCCTGCCCGCCCGCGGCGGCTCCCGCCCCCTCTACGTGCTGGAGGTGGACGCCCGCGCCAACGTCGTCGTGGTGGGCAGCGAGGAGGAGCTGTACGCCGAGGGCGCCGAGTGCGTCGGCCTCCGCTTCGTCTCGGGCCGCCCGCCAGCCGGGACGGTGGAAGTGGAGGCCAAGGTCCGCTATCGGGCACCGTCGGTCCCCGCCCTGCTGACAGCGGAGGGGGAGCGGGGCGAGGTCCGCTTCCGAGAGCCGCAGCGGGCCGTCGCCCCTGGCCAGGCCATCGTCTTCTACCAGGGGGAGCGAGTCCTGGGCGGAGGCGTCATCGCCCGGGCGCTGCGCCCTGGGCGGTAGTGCCCGTTGGCGCTGTCTGATATAATGGGCGCCACGCAGCCGGTCTAGAGAGGCGACAGTCGGTTATGGGCATCGATACCCTGCAAGACCTGCGCGATGTCACCATCGTCGCCTTCACCATCGCTGGCACCGTCGTCTTCCTCATGGGCATCCTGCTGTCGCTGGCCCTCCTCTGGCTGGTGCTGCAGGTGCGGGGGCTGGTCGCGCAGCTCAACCATCTGCTGACCGATAACCTGCCCCCCGCTCTCTCCAGCCTGCGCGAGAGCGCCGACACCCTCCGCTCCACCACCGCTTTCGTGTCGGAGACGGTGGTGCGGCCGGTAGCCAAGGGCTACGGCCTGCTGATGGCCGCCCGCCAGTTCCTGTCGGTGCTGGCGCGGATGCGAGGGCGCAGTCGCTCCAGGTGAGGTGGAGGACATGCGCTTTCTCCTGGGGATGGCACTGGGGGTGGCAACAGGGCTGGCCGCCTATCTCCTCCTATCGCCGGCCCGCAAGGAAGACGTCAGGCGCCGGTTGCAGGGCGTGGCCGGCGGCGAGGAGCCCCCTCTGCTGAGGCCGTTGCGTCGCCTGGCCGAGGACGCCGCCAGCCAGGCGCGCCAGGCCTGGGATGAGGCACGGCAGGCCGCCCGCCAGGCCGAGCAGGAGATGCTGCAGCGCTACCAGCGCCTGCGCTACCGCGGCGAAGGGCAGGGCCGCTAGCCGTCCCGCCAGCGGGGCGGGCGCTTGTCCAGGAAGGCGCACATCCCTTCCTGGGCGTCAGCGGCCAGGGCGTTGAGGGACATGACCTCCTGGGCATAACGGTAGGCCTGGTGCTGGGGCATCTCCAGCTGGCGATAGAAGGCCTGCTTGCCCAGACCCACCACGAAGGGGCTCGAGGCGGCGATCTTCTCGGCCAGGGCCTGCGTCTCTTCCTCCAGCCTCTCGGCCGGCACCACCTTGTTGACCAGCCCGTAGTGCAGCGCCTCCTGGGCGCTGATGGGCTCCCCTGTCAGCAGCATCTCCATCACCTTCTTGCGGGGGAGGTTGCGGCTGACGGCCACCATAGGAGTAGAGCAGAACAGGCCGATGCGCACCCCCGGGGTGGCGAAGCGGGCCTCCTCGGCAGCCACAGCCAGATCGCAGGTGGCCACCAGCTGGCAGCCGGCGGCGGTGGCGATGCCGTGCACCTGGGCGATGACCGGCTGAGGGATGGACTGGATGGTCTCCATCATCTCGGTGCAGGTCTCGAAAAGCCGACGGTAAAAGGCGGCGTCCTTCCCCACCATTTCGGCGATGTCGTGGCCGGCGCAGAAAGCGGGGCCGCTGCCTCGCAGCACCGCCACGGCGATCCCCCCGTCCCGCCCTATGGCGCGAAAACAGTCGATCAGCTCCTGCATGTGCTCCAGGGAGAGAGCGTTACGCTTGTCGGGCCGGTTCATGGTCACGTAAGCGACGCGCCCTCTCCTCTCGAAGAGGATGTTCTTGTAGGTCTTGGTGGCCTCCACGGCTCCCGCCCCCTCAATGGATGCGCTTCTCGTAGCCGGCCCAGTCCCTCTCCCTCAGCCTAAACTTCTGCACCTTGCCCGTCGAGGTCTTGGGCAGCTCGGCCAGGAACTCGACCGCCTTGGGCACCTTGAAGCGGGCGAGCCGCTGGCGACAGAACTCTATCAGCTCTTCGGGGGTGGCGCTGGCACCGGGCTTGAGGACGACGTAGGCCTTGGGCACCTCGCCCCACTTCTCGTCGGGAACGCCGATGACGGCGCATTCCAGCACGGCCGGGTGCTGGTACAGGGCCCTCTCCACCTCCACGCTGGAGATGTTCTCGCCGCCGGAGATGATGATGTCCTTGGCCCTGTCCATCAGCTCGATGTAGCCGTCGGGGTGCATGACGCCCAGGTCGCCGCTGTGGAACCAGCCGCCGCGGAAGGCCTTGGCGGTGGCCTCGGGGTCGTTGTAGTAGCCCTTCATGACGTTGTTGCCCCGCATCACCACCTCGCCGATGGTCTTGCCGTCGGGCGGGACGTCCCGCATCTCCTCGTCCACCACCCGCAGCTCGGGGGCGTGGATGTAGCCCACGCCCTGGCGGGCCTTCAGGCGGGCTCGCTGCTCCAGGTCGAGGCCGTCCCACTCCTCCTTCCACTCGCAGACGGTGTGGGGGCCGTAGGTCTCGGTGAGGCCGTACACGTGCACCACCTGCGCCCCCATCTCCTCCATGGTCTGAATGATGGTGGGCGGGGGCGGGGCGGCGGCAGTGACGACAGTCAGCGGCCGCGGGAAGCGGTATTCGGCGTGGGGTCGCCC containing:
- the rsfS gene encoding ribosome silencing factor — translated: MRYDPATLARRLVDLLSEKQASDIVLLDISPVATFADYFLIATGDSKRQIEAILAALEEELDREDLVPVGREGEPESGWVLLDLGDIVIHIFGPEERSYYDLEGLWHRARPVVRVQ
- a CDS encoding YtxH domain-containing protein; translated protein: MRFLLGMALGVATGLAAYLLLSPARKEDVRRRLQGVAGGEEPPLLRPLRRLAEDAASQARQAWDEARQAARQAEQEMLQRYQRLRYRGEGQGR
- a CDS encoding alpha/beta fold hydrolase, which translates into the protein MSGNVPWQHRYVEANGIRLHYVEAGEGFPVVLLHGFPELWYSWRHQIPALAAAGLRAIAPDLRGYGESDKPPRIEDYDIQHLVGDVVGLLDALGLEKAVLVGHDWGSIILWMVTVMHPDRVERVVSLNVPYRGRPGFPPVARLRQAVESGGSQFNYVLTFQEPGHAEAIFAQDLPGRLRRLYEGAAGRPDFLSDEDFQVYLRAFQQGGLTGPLNYYRNIDRNWELTDHLHERQVTCQAMLVMTDRDPVLRPEMAQGMERWVPNLRLEMVRDCGHWTQQERPEEVNRLLLDFLGDLARR
- a CDS encoding enoyl-CoA hydratase, producing MEATKTYKNILFERRGRVAYVTMNRPDKRNALSLEHMQELIDCFRAIGRDGGIAVAVLRGSGPAFCAGHDIAEMVGKDAAFYRRLFETCTEMMETIQSIPQPVIAQVHGIATAAGCQLVATCDLAVAAEEARFATPGVRIGLFCSTPMVAVSRNLPRKKVMEMLLTGEPISAQEALHYGLVNKVVPAERLEEETQALAEKIAASSPFVVGLGKQAFYRQLEMPQHQAYRYAQEVMSLNALAADAQEGMCAFLDKRPPRWRDG
- the mnmA gene encoding tRNA 2-thiouridine(34) synthase MnmA → MDRKRVLVAMSGGVDSSVAAALLLEQGYQVVGVTMRLWTLEDPLAPRLHRRCCSAEDTEDARAAADVLGIPHYVLNFEDLFQARVVDYFVGEYASGRTPNPCIACNQHIKFGPLLEYASALGCHYVATGHYVRLRRGADGLYELWRAVDAQKDQSYVLYMLGQEELARTLFPVGEYTKEEVRAMARRLGLPNADKPDSADICFIPDGDYRAFVRQRVAAAPGPIVDRRGNVLGQHTGIVDYTVGQRRGLPARGGSRPLYVLEVDARANVVVVGSEEELYAEGAECVGLRFVSGRPPAGTVEVEAKVRYRAPSVPALLTAEGERGEVRFREPQRAVAPGQAIVFYQGERVLGGGVIARALRPGR
- a CDS encoding nitroreductase family protein, which translates into the protein MSVPSAYRVVVSKRDSRQFRPDPIPDDVVRRILQAGRMAGSSKNTQPCRFIVVRDQAQKEAVASAGNFATWTPAAPLVIVIAVPDGASDYDVGRAAQNMMVAAWAFGIASCPFTLHDRQRARQVLGLPEGWRAANAIAFGYPVSEESRHRGQPRLPMEELVHYERW